Proteins from a single region of Bacillus carboniphilus:
- a CDS encoding dihydroorotate dehydrogenase electron transfer subunit, producing the protein MRIEDMTIIEHEEIAQSTYRLVLEGELVTDMTAPGQFVHIQVGDHSMLLRRPISISEYSVDQKRCTLIYRAGGSGTGTQYLSQKQVGEKVNVLGPLGNGFTLPSEKSSILIVGGGIGVPPLYELSKQLVEKGHQVTHVFGFQNKESIFLEDEFAKLGPTFIATNDGSRGQKGFVTDVIEKLDSQFDDVFACGPTPMLKALKNRFTDDRLWISMEERMGCGVGACFACIVKQSKDDGSYYKVCCDGPVFLAKEVLV; encoded by the coding sequence ATGCGCATTGAGGACATGACAATCATCGAACATGAAGAGATTGCTCAAAGCACTTATCGATTAGTGCTAGAGGGGGAACTCGTAACTGATATGACTGCACCTGGTCAGTTTGTTCATATCCAAGTTGGTGATCACTCGATGTTGTTGCGCAGACCGATAAGTATCTCAGAGTATTCTGTCGATCAAAAAAGATGCACACTCATTTACAGAGCTGGCGGGAGTGGAACCGGGACCCAATATCTTTCTCAAAAGCAAGTAGGAGAAAAAGTGAATGTTTTGGGACCTTTAGGGAATGGATTTACCCTACCGAGTGAAAAAAGTTCTATTTTAATCGTAGGCGGAGGAATTGGGGTTCCTCCGTTATACGAACTCTCTAAACAACTCGTTGAAAAAGGACATCAGGTTACACATGTATTTGGCTTCCAGAATAAAGAGAGTATTTTTTTAGAAGATGAATTTGCTAAATTGGGACCAACGTTTATTGCAACAAATGACGGTTCTCGTGGTCAAAAAGGCTTTGTGACTGATGTGATTGAAAAACTAGATTCCCAGTTTGATGATGTTTTTGCATGTGGTCCAACACCGATGTTGAAAGCTTTAAAAAATAGGTTTACGGATGACCGGTTGTGGATCTCTATGGAAGAGCGAATGGGATGTGGAGTCGGGGCTTGCTTCGCATGTATCGTCAAACAATCTAAGGATGACGGAAGTTACTACAAAGTGTGCTGTGATGGTCCTGTATTTTTAGCTAAGGAGGTATTAGTCTAA
- a CDS encoding dihydroorotate dehydrogenase: protein MLDLNLPGLSLKNPIMPASGCFGFGREYSRFYDLSLLGAIMIKATTPEPRLGNPTPRVAETPSGMLNAIGLQNPGLEKVSSEELPWLSQYDVPIIANVAGATMDDYVKVAREISTVENVKALELNISCPNVKHGGIAFGSDPVIANELTKKVKEVSQVPVYVKLSPNVTDIVSMAKAVEQAGADGLSMINTLLGMRLHPTTGKPIIQNGTGGLSGPAIKPVAIRMVYEVSKHVNIPIIGMGGVQSTEDVIDFLSAGASAVAVGTANFVNPFICKNIIEELPGKLEELGFSHVQECIGRSHRNDKVAYHHSS, encoded by the coding sequence ATGTTAGATTTAAATCTTCCCGGCTTATCTCTTAAAAATCCCATTATGCCTGCATCGGGATGCTTTGGGTTTGGTCGTGAGTATAGTCGTTTTTATGATCTGAGTTTGTTAGGTGCCATCATGATTAAGGCAACAACACCTGAACCTCGCTTAGGAAATCCAACCCCTCGTGTGGCAGAAACGCCTAGCGGGATGTTAAATGCTATCGGACTTCAAAATCCAGGGTTAGAAAAGGTATCCTCTGAAGAACTTCCTTGGTTATCGCAATATGATGTCCCGATAATTGCGAATGTAGCGGGAGCCACGATGGATGATTACGTGAAGGTAGCTCGTGAGATTAGTACTGTTGAAAATGTAAAAGCTCTTGAACTTAATATTTCATGTCCGAATGTGAAGCATGGGGGAATTGCATTTGGTAGTGATCCGGTTATAGCAAACGAATTAACGAAAAAAGTGAAGGAAGTCTCGCAAGTACCTGTGTATGTGAAACTGTCTCCAAATGTTACAGATATCGTTTCGATGGCAAAGGCTGTGGAGCAAGCAGGGGCAGACGGGTTAAGTATGATCAATACTTTGTTAGGGATGAGACTTCACCCTACTACTGGAAAGCCTATTATTCAAAATGGTACCGGTGGTTTATCAGGGCCTGCCATTAAACCCGTAGCGATTCGAATGGTTTATGAAGTGAGTAAGCATGTGAACATTCCAATCATTGGTATGGGTGGAGTCCAGTCTACTGAGGACGTTATTGACTTTTTATCAGCAGGGGCAAGTGCGGTAGCTGTAGGAACGGCTAACTTCGTAAATCCTTTTATTTGTAAAAACATCATAGAAGAACTTCCAGGGAAACTAGAGGAGTTAGGATTTAGTCATGTTCAAGAATGCATTGGAAGGAGTCATAGAAATGACAAAGTCGCCTATCATCATAGCTCTTGA
- the pyrF gene encoding orotidine-5'-phosphate decarboxylase — MTKSPIIIALDFPNLDEVQSFLGKFKGESLFVKVGMELFYAEGPKVVTYLKEAGHSVFLDLKLHDIPNTVYSAMKRLASLGVDLINVHAYGGTAMMRGAMEGLIEGTPSGKSRPLCIAVTQLTSTSEEQLHLEGFTDLALADMVEKQALLVKEAGLDGVVCSPLESKRLKEVVGSDFVTVTPGIRPAGADIGDQKRIATPADAKRNQSSYIVVGRPITRAENPVLAYEQIQKEWEETIL; from the coding sequence ATGACAAAGTCGCCTATCATCATAGCTCTTGATTTTCCTAATTTGGATGAAGTTCAATCGTTCCTAGGAAAGTTTAAGGGAGAGTCGCTTTTTGTAAAAGTAGGGATGGAGCTTTTTTATGCAGAAGGACCTAAAGTCGTTACTTATCTAAAAGAAGCTGGGCATTCTGTTTTTCTTGATTTAAAGCTACATGATATACCCAATACCGTCTACAGTGCCATGAAAAGGTTAGCTTCTCTCGGAGTGGACTTAATCAATGTTCATGCTTACGGTGGAACAGCTATGATGAGAGGAGCAATGGAAGGGTTGATAGAAGGAACTCCGTCAGGGAAATCTCGCCCTTTATGCATTGCAGTTACTCAATTAACGAGTACTTCAGAGGAGCAGCTCCATTTAGAAGGGTTCACTGATCTAGCTTTAGCGGACATGGTTGAAAAACAGGCGTTACTTGTAAAAGAGGCTGGTTTGGATGGGGTGGTTTGCTCTCCACTTGAAAGTAAGAGATTGAAAGAGGTTGTTGGTTCAGATTTTGTGACGGTAACACCGGGAATTAGACCAGCGGGTGCAGATATTGGAGATCAAAAAAGAATTGCCACCCCAGCCGATGCAAAGCGAAACCAGTCTTCATACATCGTAGTAGGTCGTCCGATTACGCGTGCTGAGAATCCGGTTTTAGCTTATGAACAGATTCAAAAAGAATGGGAGGAAACGATTCTATGA
- the pyrE gene encoding orotate phosphoribosyltransferase, with amino-acid sequence MSGQLAKSLLEIKAVHLSPEEPFTWASGIQSPIYCDNRLTLSFPAVRKEIARLLAEEIQLRFPEVTHISGTATAGIPHAALVSEKLDLPMSYVRGEAKGHGRKNQIEGFIREGDQVVVVEDLISTGKSVIKVVEALRENGCTVLGVISIFTYGLEKGLKQLQDAGIESYSLCTYRDLIETAVEVGAVREEDLDILREWQKNPEEWKVVLK; translated from the coding sequence ATGAGCGGACAACTAGCAAAGAGTTTACTAGAAATTAAAGCGGTCCATTTGAGCCCAGAAGAACCATTTACGTGGGCTTCCGGAATTCAATCACCTATTTATTGTGATAATCGATTAACTCTATCATTTCCTGCAGTAAGAAAGGAAATTGCAAGATTATTAGCTGAAGAGATTCAATTAAGATTTCCAGAAGTGACGCATATTTCAGGAACGGCAACAGCAGGGATTCCTCATGCGGCTCTAGTAAGTGAAAAGCTAGACCTCCCGATGAGTTATGTTAGAGGCGAGGCAAAAGGTCATGGTCGTAAAAATCAGATTGAAGGTTTTATAAGAGAAGGCGATCAAGTTGTAGTTGTGGAGGATCTAATCTCTACGGGTAAAAGCGTAATAAAAGTTGTGGAAGCCCTCCGTGAGAATGGGTGTACAGTACTTGGGGTTATATCTATTTTTACTTATGGTTTAGAAAAAGGGTTAAAGCAGTTACAGGATGCTGGAATTGAATCTTATTCTCTATGTACGTATAGGGACTTAATTGAAACGGCAGTCGAAGTAGGGGCTGTACGGGAAGAGGATTTAGATATTTTAAGAGAATGGCAGAAAAACCCGGAAGAATGGAAGGTTGTTTTGAAGTAG
- a CDS encoding Rqc2 family fibronectin-binding protein: MSFDGLFTRAMVHELQSLIGARISKVHQPYKLEVVLQIRGNGNNQKLLLSTHPSFHRVQLTEEGYENPKEPPMFCMLLRKHLEGGIIEAIEQKGLDRIITFKVKSRNELGDWKNKLLIIELMGRHSNLLLVDPDKNTILDCIKHIPPAVNRFRTLLPGHTYVSPPSQEKENPIEATEEVVLKKIDFTGGKIAQQMVQKFEGLSPLIAKEIISRIPLANRATVPNMFVEVMKPIRDHAYQPSIMEGDQKEAFYMIPLQHISTEIKSFSTLSELLDRYYFGKAERDRIKQVASDLERTLQQEKRKNENKIEKLQQTLEDAKQADKYQLYGELLTANLYRVTKGMEEVEVENYYSEDAETIVISLNPNKSPSENAQGYYAKYQKMKNAIVVVQEQIEQTKEEIEYLEVLMQQLDNASPKDVEEIREELVEEGYIKARASKGKKKNKPQTPTLELYKATDGTDILVGKNNKQNDYLTNRVAKKDEIWLHTKDIPGSHVVIRSLEPSEETILEAATLAAYFSKARSSSSVPVDFTKVRHVKKPSGAKPGFVIYEQQQTVYVTPKEELVMALRQ; this comes from the coding sequence ATGTCGTTTGACGGATTATTTACACGAGCCATGGTTCACGAACTTCAATCTCTAATTGGAGCCAGAATTTCCAAGGTTCATCAACCATATAAATTAGAAGTTGTTTTACAAATCAGAGGAAATGGAAATAACCAGAAACTCCTTCTGTCTACTCACCCAAGTTTCCACCGAGTACAACTAACGGAAGAGGGATATGAGAATCCAAAAGAGCCTCCGATGTTCTGTATGCTTTTACGAAAGCACTTAGAAGGTGGGATTATTGAAGCCATTGAACAGAAAGGCTTGGATCGAATCATTACATTTAAAGTGAAATCGAGAAACGAATTAGGAGATTGGAAAAATAAGCTTCTGATCATAGAGTTGATGGGAAGACACAGTAACTTGCTACTAGTCGACCCTGATAAAAATACCATTCTTGATTGTATTAAACATATTCCACCAGCTGTGAACCGATTCCGTACATTACTACCGGGCCATACGTATGTATCCCCACCTTCTCAAGAGAAGGAGAATCCTATTGAAGCTACAGAAGAAGTTGTATTGAAGAAAATTGATTTCACTGGAGGTAAAATTGCTCAGCAAATGGTTCAGAAATTTGAGGGGCTCTCACCACTGATCGCAAAGGAAATCATCTCACGAATTCCTTTAGCGAATCGCGCAACAGTACCTAATATGTTTGTGGAAGTCATGAAGCCAATCCGAGACCACGCTTATCAACCGTCCATCATGGAGGGTGACCAAAAAGAAGCCTTTTACATGATACCTCTACAGCACATCAGTACAGAGATAAAATCCTTCTCCACACTGAGTGAATTGCTAGATCGGTATTATTTTGGTAAGGCAGAGAGAGACCGGATTAAACAAGTAGCTTCCGACCTGGAAAGAACACTCCAACAAGAGAAGCGTAAAAACGAAAACAAAATTGAAAAATTACAGCAAACATTAGAAGATGCGAAACAAGCAGACAAGTATCAGCTGTATGGGGAATTGTTGACTGCCAATTTGTATAGAGTGACAAAAGGGATGGAAGAAGTAGAAGTAGAAAACTACTACAGTGAAGATGCTGAGACCATTGTGATTTCATTAAACCCAAACAAGTCACCTTCAGAAAATGCTCAAGGCTATTATGCAAAATATCAAAAGATGAAAAATGCAATCGTAGTGGTTCAAGAGCAAATCGAACAAACAAAAGAAGAAATCGAATATCTTGAAGTGTTAATGCAGCAGCTAGACAATGCTTCACCTAAAGATGTGGAAGAAATTCGGGAGGAGCTTGTCGAAGAAGGCTATATTAAAGCAAGAGCCAGCAAAGGGAAAAAGAAAAACAAACCTCAGACCCCAACTCTTGAATTGTATAAAGCAACGGATGGGACAGACATTCTTGTAGGTAAAAACAACAAACAAAATGATTATTTAACCAACCGTGTAGCTAAAAAAGATGAAATATGGCTTCATACAAAGGATATCCCGGGATCTCACGTTGTGATTCGTTCCCTTGAACCATCAGAAGAAACCATACTAGAAGCTGCTACTCTAGCTGCATACTTTAGTAAAGCGCGAAGCTCTAGCTCTGTACCGGTTGATTTTACAAAAGTCCGCCATGTGAAAAAACCAAGCGGTGCTAAACCTGGTTTTGTGATTTATGAACAACAGCAAACGGTATATGTAACGCCGAAAGAAGAGCTTGTTATGGCGTTGCGACAATAG
- a CDS encoding calcium-translocating P-type ATPase, SERCA-type produces the protein MKFHEMPVEDLKKSLSTDFENGLSNEEVKKRRKQHGFNELQEGEKQSALLLFFSQFKDFMVLVLLGATFISGILGEYVDAIAIMAIVLINGVLGFFQERKAEKSLQALKELSAPQVTVLRNGEWEKIPSKEVVPGDIVKFTSGDRIGADLRIIEAKSLEIEESALTGESVPVEKNVSPIREQKLSIGDMHNMAFMGTLVTRGSGVGVVVSVGMKTAMGQIADLLQTAESMMTPLQRRLEELGKILIIAALLLTALVVVVGVIQGHDLYTMFFAGVSLAVAAIPEGLPAIVTVALSLGVQKMIKRKAIVRKLPAVETLGCASVICSDKTGTMTQNKMTVTKLWSGGKTWDVTGQGYEPRGEFLQGERSVQIKEEKAFQQLLSFGMLCNHAELKYDGDQYHLDGDPTEGAMLIAAMKAGYTRDSLQKQFRIVHEFPFDSDRKMMSVVVEDPNGKKFVVTKGAPDVLLKVSDSILYDNKLQYFSDSHRKTVVGAIESMAQDALRTIAVAYRPLSNGTYPLHEAEAEKDLTLIGLQGMIDPPRPEVREAVKECKKAGIQTVMITGDHVSTAKAIAKQLGILSSQHIVLEGHQLNDMSVEELEDVVEKTAVFARVSPEHKLKIVKAFQNRGHIVAMTGDGVNDAPAIKAADIGVAMGITGTDVAKEASSLVLLDDNFTTIKAAIEEGRNIYENIRKFIRYLLASNVGEILVMLFAMLLALPLPLVPIQILWVNLVTDGLPAMALGLDPSEDDVMNRKPRHPKEGVFARGLGWKVVSRGFLIGLVTLIAFMIAYQGQDDRLAYAQTVAFATLVMAQLIHVFDCRSDHSVFARNPFENKYLIGAVLSSLVLMFIVIYYPPLQPVFHTVAIDVKDWLFITGLAAIPTFVWVGSHFTRKTK, from the coding sequence ATGAAATTTCATGAAATGCCCGTAGAAGATTTGAAAAAGAGTTTAAGTACTGATTTTGAAAATGGATTATCGAATGAAGAGGTGAAGAAACGACGCAAACAACATGGTTTTAACGAACTACAAGAAGGAGAAAAACAATCAGCCCTTCTCCTGTTCTTTAGTCAGTTCAAGGACTTTATGGTTCTCGTTTTATTAGGAGCTACTTTTATATCTGGTATTTTGGGAGAGTATGTGGATGCCATTGCCATTATGGCGATTGTTTTGATCAATGGAGTTCTCGGCTTTTTCCAAGAGAGGAAAGCAGAAAAATCGCTACAAGCACTTAAGGAATTATCAGCACCCCAGGTAACCGTCCTCCGAAATGGTGAATGGGAGAAGATCCCTTCTAAAGAAGTAGTTCCTGGTGATATCGTTAAATTTACATCGGGCGATCGAATTGGGGCTGACCTGCGAATTATTGAAGCAAAAAGTTTGGAAATAGAGGAATCTGCTCTAACGGGTGAGTCGGTTCCAGTTGAAAAAAATGTTTCACCAATCCGAGAGCAAAAGCTGTCGATTGGAGATATGCATAATATGGCCTTCATGGGAACATTAGTTACACGCGGTTCCGGTGTGGGAGTTGTAGTGTCCGTTGGAATGAAAACAGCAATGGGACAAATTGCTGATTTATTACAAACGGCAGAGTCCATGATGACTCCGCTTCAAAGGCGCTTAGAAGAACTAGGAAAGATTTTGATTATTGCGGCCCTCTTGTTAACCGCTCTGGTCGTGGTAGTTGGGGTCATTCAAGGTCATGATTTATATACGATGTTCTTTGCTGGAGTTAGTTTAGCGGTTGCTGCTATTCCAGAAGGTCTTCCGGCCATTGTTACGGTTGCTCTGTCTCTCGGTGTTCAGAAAATGATTAAACGAAAAGCCATTGTCCGAAAGCTTCCTGCGGTTGAGACACTCGGATGTGCATCAGTTATTTGTTCTGATAAAACAGGAACAATGACACAAAACAAGATGACGGTGACCAAACTATGGAGCGGTGGAAAAACGTGGGATGTAACAGGACAAGGGTATGAACCTAGAGGAGAATTTCTACAAGGTGAAAGATCCGTTCAAATAAAAGAAGAAAAGGCATTTCAACAATTACTTTCCTTTGGAATGTTATGTAACCACGCAGAGTTAAAATACGATGGAGACCAGTACCATTTAGATGGTGACCCAACTGAAGGCGCCATGCTAATCGCTGCTATGAAAGCGGGTTATACCAGAGATAGTCTACAGAAGCAATTTAGAATTGTACATGAGTTCCCGTTTGACTCTGATCGAAAAATGATGAGTGTCGTTGTCGAGGACCCAAATGGCAAAAAATTCGTTGTCACAAAGGGTGCACCAGACGTCCTCCTGAAGGTGAGCGACTCTATTCTGTATGATAATAAGCTTCAATATTTCTCTGATTCTCATCGAAAAACAGTGGTGGGAGCCATTGAGTCAATGGCTCAAGATGCCTTACGTACCATTGCCGTTGCGTATAGACCTTTGAGTAACGGTACCTATCCTCTTCATGAAGCAGAAGCAGAGAAAGATTTAACTCTAATTGGTTTACAAGGTATGATTGACCCACCGCGTCCAGAGGTAAGGGAAGCGGTTAAGGAGTGTAAAAAAGCGGGCATACAAACGGTCATGATTACGGGCGATCATGTATCGACAGCTAAAGCTATTGCCAAGCAACTTGGTATATTATCAAGTCAACATATTGTTCTAGAAGGTCATCAGTTAAATGACATGTCAGTGGAAGAGCTAGAAGATGTGGTGGAAAAAACGGCAGTATTTGCTCGCGTATCTCCTGAGCATAAGCTGAAAATTGTAAAAGCGTTTCAAAATCGTGGACACATTGTTGCTATGACAGGAGATGGTGTAAATGATGCTCCTGCTATAAAAGCAGCTGATATTGGCGTAGCGATGGGAATCACGGGTACGGATGTTGCGAAAGAAGCGTCTTCCCTTGTTTTATTAGATGATAATTTTACAACTATTAAAGCAGCTATTGAAGAAGGTCGGAACATCTATGAAAATATTCGAAAGTTCATTCGATACTTATTAGCTTCTAATGTTGGTGAAATTTTAGTGATGTTGTTTGCGATGCTTCTCGCATTGCCTTTACCTCTCGTCCCAATCCAGATCCTTTGGGTGAACCTAGTAACAGATGGATTACCAGCAATGGCCCTTGGATTGGATCCTTCTGAAGATGATGTGATGAATAGAAAACCAAGGCATCCAAAGGAAGGCGTATTTGCAAGAGGTTTAGGTTGGAAGGTTGTTTCAAGAGGGTTCCTAATTGGATTAGTTACGTTAATTGCCTTTATGATTGCGTATCAAGGGCAAGATGACCGTTTAGCATATGCTCAAACTGTTGCTTTTGCAACGTTAGTTATGGCTCAGTTGATTCACGTATTTGATTGTAGAAGTGACCACTCTGTTTTTGCAAGAAATCCATTTGAGAATAAATATTTAATCGGTGCGGTGTTGTCCTCTCTAGTGTTAATGTTTATTGTTATTTACTATCCACCTCTACAACCTGTATTCCATACAGTGGCCATTGACGTGAAAGATTGGCTGTTTATTACTGGTCTGGCGGCAATTCCAACATTTGTTTGGGTAGGGTCACATTTTACAAGAAAAACAAAATAA
- a CDS encoding YicC/YloC family endoribonuclease yields the protein MIMSMTGYGRSKKESGPYQVSVELKAVNHRFCEVSLRIPRSFIYIEDKIKKKVQSYIRRGRVEGYLNVEGEGLTTRSLQVDWELLDQYVTAIKQVKQRYSLQDEMTLPNVIQREDFFQIVEKEEENLVELEQLILDSFEEAVKNLANMRQLEGQELKKDLLKYIDQIQGKVNNLEKSAPLVTEQYKERLEKRLYDFQSGQLDENRLLTEVAIFADKADISEELTRLTSHCTQFLQSLESNEPVGRKLDFIIQEMNREINTIGSKANDKQIAQDVVELKTILEKMREQVQNIE from the coding sequence GTGATCATGAGTATGACAGGCTATGGCAGGAGTAAAAAGGAGTCTGGCCCTTATCAAGTAAGTGTTGAATTAAAAGCGGTTAATCATCGTTTTTGTGAGGTCTCTTTAAGAATCCCTAGATCTTTCATTTATATTGAAGATAAGATTAAAAAGAAAGTTCAATCATACATTAGACGTGGTCGTGTAGAGGGATACTTAAATGTAGAGGGTGAAGGATTAACTACTCGGTCTCTACAAGTGGATTGGGAACTTCTTGACCAATATGTAACCGCAATAAAACAAGTGAAACAACGCTATTCTTTACAGGATGAAATGACACTTCCAAACGTCATTCAAAGAGAAGATTTTTTTCAAATTGTTGAAAAGGAAGAGGAAAACCTAGTGGAACTTGAACAGCTTATTCTTGATTCATTTGAAGAAGCTGTGAAGAATTTAGCGAATATGAGACAACTTGAAGGGCAAGAGTTAAAAAAGGATTTGCTTAAATACATAGATCAAATACAAGGTAAGGTAAATAACCTTGAAAAGTCAGCCCCACTCGTTACCGAGCAATATAAGGAACGATTGGAAAAACGGTTATATGACTTCCAGAGTGGTCAGTTGGATGAAAATCGACTTCTAACTGAGGTGGCCATATTTGCCGATAAGGCCGATATAAGTGAAGAGTTAACTAGATTGACAAGCCATTGCACACAGTTTTTACAATCACTCGAGAGTAATGAGCCTGTAGGTAGAAAATTAGACTTTATTATTCAAGAAATGAATCGTGAAATTAACACGATTGGCTCAAAGGCAAATGACAAACAAATTGCGCAAGATGTGGTAGAATTGAAAACAATTCTTGAAAAAATGCGTGAACAAGTTCAAAATATCGAGTAA
- the remA gene encoding extracellular matrix/biofilm regulator RemA, whose translation MGIQLINIGFGNIVSANRLISIVSPESAPIKRLVQDARDRNMLIDATYGRRTRAVLIMDSDHVILSAVQPETVAHRLVDREEIVDEG comes from the coding sequence ATGGGCATACAGCTTATAAACATTGGTTTCGGAAATATAGTATCTGCCAATCGCTTAATTTCTATCGTGAGTCCTGAATCGGCTCCCATTAAACGATTGGTACAAGACGCACGTGATCGAAATATGCTAATTGATGCGACCTATGGTAGACGCACACGAGCAGTTTTAATCATGGATTCAGACCATGTCATTCTGTCCGCTGTTCAACCTGAGACTGTAGCACATCGATTAGTGGACCGTGAAGAGATCGTGGATGAAGGGTAG
- the gmk gene encoding guanylate kinase, whose product MRGKKGLLIVLSGPSGVGKGTVRKAIFSKDNTKYEYSISVTTRNPREGETNGVDYFFKSRDEFEQMIEKGELLEYAEYVGNYYGTPVDYVRQTLDEGRDVFLEIEVQGARQVREKFPDGLFIFLVPPSLHELRSRLTGRGTDSEEIIQDRLNAAKEELMLMNLYDYVVVNDRIESACDTIDSIVAAEHCRRERVEKIYKEMLGVD is encoded by the coding sequence ATGAGAGGTAAGAAAGGTCTTTTGATCGTTTTATCTGGACCATCCGGTGTTGGAAAAGGGACAGTTCGAAAAGCGATTTTTTCAAAAGATAATACAAAATATGAATACTCGATTTCTGTAACAACAAGAAATCCACGTGAAGGTGAAACAAATGGAGTGGATTATTTCTTTAAATCCAGAGACGAGTTTGAACAAATGATTGAAAAAGGAGAACTATTAGAGTACGCAGAGTATGTCGGCAACTACTATGGAACTCCTGTTGATTACGTTCGTCAAACATTAGATGAAGGTAGGGATGTGTTTCTAGAAATTGAAGTCCAAGGGGCTAGACAAGTAAGAGAAAAGTTTCCTGATGGATTGTTCATTTTTCTAGTGCCACCAAGCCTACACGAGCTTCGTTCTAGATTAACAGGTCGTGGTACAGATTCTGAAGAAATCATTCAGGATCGATTAAATGCGGCTAAAGAAGAATTAATGTTGATGAATTTGTATGATTACGTCGTTGTTAATGATAGAATTGAATCAGCCTGTGACACGATTGATTCAATCGTAGCGGCAGAACATTGCCGTCGTGAACGAGTTGAAAAAATTTATAAAGAAATGTTAGGAGTGGACTGA
- the rpoZ gene encoding DNA-directed RNA polymerase subunit omega — protein sequence MLNPSIDSLLTKIDSKYSLVTIAAKRARKLQLKEETPLQEKYISHKFVGKALEEINNGGLRMAAKD from the coding sequence ATGCTGAATCCATCAATTGATTCCTTATTAACGAAAATAGATTCTAAATATTCCTTAGTAACCATCGCTGCTAAAAGAGCTCGTAAACTTCAGTTGAAAGAAGAAACACCACTTCAAGAAAAATATATATCCCATAAGTTTGTTGGTAAAGCACTTGAGGAAATTAACAATGGTGGCCTAAGAATGGCAGCAAAAGATTAA